In Acidiferrobacteraceae bacterium, one genomic interval encodes:
- a CDS encoding S9 family peptidase, whose amino-acid sequence MKTPRPCGSWPSSISADMIAGETIGLEQIVLDGDDIYWLEKRPAEDGRQVIVRRRADGTIDEVLPSPYSARSRVHEYGGGSYTVHAGTVYFVDDRDQGIHVLRPDGTIAALSVTPGLRHAEPRVDPGRRRLIVIGEDHGGAGEPNNFLAAVGLDGGGIDVLHEGHDFYASASLSPDGTRLAWLTWDHPDMPWDATTLWLARLDAKGRLHDPRAVAGGGSVSIFQPQWSPDGKLYFVSDASAWWNLHRLENGRDEAVCELDAEFGLPQWVFAMSTWGFDSANRIVCASCRHGLWSLGSLCTRTGELQRLDTPYDDLSGVRVGAGRAVFLAGSATSLPAVVSLDLETRQIEELKSAGTAPVDRDTISRAEPVEFPTADGMTAYGFFYPPANDQTRIPEGELPPLIVMSHGGPTACASPGLNLKIQFWTSRGFAVLDVNYGGSTGHGRRFRERLRGRWGVVDVSDCVDGVDWLIGQGKVDPARLIIRGGSAGGYTTLCALTFTDRFRAGASLYGIGDLETLATDTHKFESRYLDRLVGPWPEAKEIYRERSPRYHAARLSCPVIFLHGLEDRVVPPRQAEDMVEILRAKGVPVAYLAFPGEQHGFRRADTIRRSLEAELYFYSRVFGFALAENIEPVEILNAPSPGTRK is encoded by the coding sequence ATGAAGACTCCCAGACCCTGCGGAAGCTGGCCTTCCTCCATCAGCGCGGACATGATCGCTGGCGAAACCATCGGTCTGGAACAGATTGTCCTCGACGGAGACGATATCTATTGGCTCGAAAAACGGCCCGCGGAAGACGGGCGCCAGGTCATCGTGCGCCGACGTGCCGACGGAACAATCGACGAAGTCCTGCCCTCACCCTACAGTGCGCGATCGCGCGTACACGAATACGGGGGCGGTTCGTACACCGTACACGCAGGTACCGTGTACTTTGTCGACGACCGTGACCAGGGCATCCATGTATTGAGACCGGACGGAACCATCGCGGCCCTGTCGGTGACCCCGGGCCTGCGCCACGCCGAACCTCGCGTGGATCCCGGACGTCGACGCCTGATCGTCATCGGCGAAGACCACGGCGGAGCGGGCGAGCCGAACAACTTTCTGGCGGCCGTGGGTCTCGATGGGGGTGGCATCGACGTCCTCCATGAAGGACATGACTTCTACGCCTCGGCCAGCCTGAGCCCGGACGGAACACGGCTTGCCTGGCTGACCTGGGATCACCCGGACATGCCCTGGGACGCCACCACGCTCTGGCTTGCCCGGCTGGATGCCAAGGGCAGACTGCACGACCCCCGCGCCGTAGCGGGTGGTGGCAGTGTTTCCATCTTTCAGCCCCAGTGGTCTCCCGATGGCAAGCTGTATTTCGTGTCTGACGCCAGCGCCTGGTGGAATCTCCATCGGCTGGAAAACGGCCGCGATGAGGCTGTGTGCGAACTGGACGCGGAATTCGGCCTGCCACAATGGGTGTTCGCCATGTCCACCTGGGGCTTCGATTCCGCCAATCGCATCGTCTGTGCGTCCTGTCGCCACGGTCTCTGGTCCCTCGGATCCCTGTGCACCCGCACCGGGGAACTGCAGCGCCTGGACACACCGTACGATGATCTGTCCGGGGTCCGGGTCGGCGCCGGCCGCGCCGTGTTTCTGGCCGGTTCCGCCACTTCACTGCCGGCGGTTGTGAGCCTGGACCTGGAAACCCGCCAAATCGAGGAACTCAAGTCCGCTGGTACGGCGCCGGTGGACAGGGACACGATTTCGCGCGCCGAACCGGTCGAGTTTCCCACTGCCGACGGCATGACCGCCTACGGCTTTTTCTATCCACCGGCGAACGACCAAACGCGGATCCCGGAAGGGGAGCTCCCGCCCCTGATCGTCATGAGTCATGGCGGGCCTACGGCATGCGCATCCCCTGGCCTCAACCTGAAGATCCAGTTCTGGACCAGCCGCGGCTTCGCCGTGCTCGACGTCAACTACGGCGGCAGCACCGGCCATGGCCGCCGTTTCCGCGAGCGTCTTCGTGGCAGGTGGGGCGTGGTCGACGTAAGCGATTGCGTGGACGGCGTGGACTGGCTCATCGGCCAGGGAAAGGTGGACCCTGCCCGGCTCATCATTCGTGGAGGCAGTGCCGGAGGCTACACCACCCTGTGTGCCCTCACGTTCACGGACCGGTTTCGTGCCGGGGCCAGTCTGTACGGGATCGGCGATCTGGAGACCCTGGCCACGGATACGCACAAGTTCGAGTCCCGCTATCTCGATCGCCTGGTCGGCCCCTGGCCCGAGGCAAAGGAAATCTACCGCGAACGCTCGCCCCGCTACCACGCCGCGAGATTGTCGTGCCCGGTGATCTTCCTGCACGGTCTCGAAGACCGCGTGGTTCCTCCACGGCAGGCGGAGGATATGGTCGAGATCCTGCGCGCCAAGGGTGTTCCGGTAGCCTATCTGGCGTTTCCCGGGGAACAGCACGGATTTCGCCGCGCCGACACCATACGCCGCAGCCTGGAAGCGGAACTGTATTTCTATTCGCG
- a CDS encoding cyclic nucleotide-binding domain-containing protein, translated as MHGGKVAQGGNLNPFWDNLFRRHKHWTVQAAHALAETPVFAGIPMRVVRSLVRGMYHRVYADGEPVFRAGELGLGMYIVLAGEVAISWGNRRLAILGPGDFFGEVALFGEETRTADATAVGQTELVGLFRPDLQEWVERSPRLGVRVLLQLGQVQAERLRQANAQLGDTGAGS; from the coding sequence ATGCACGGGGGCAAGGTGGCACAAGGCGGGAACCTGAATCCCTTCTGGGACAACCTGTTTCGACGACACAAGCACTGGACAGTCCAGGCGGCTCATGCCCTGGCCGAGACCCCCGTGTTTGCCGGAATCCCGATGCGGGTGGTCCGCAGTCTCGTACGCGGGATGTACCATCGCGTCTATGCCGATGGTGAGCCCGTATTCCGCGCCGGCGAGCTGGGTCTGGGGATGTACATCGTGCTCGCCGGAGAGGTGGCCATATCGTGGGGAAACCGCCGCCTGGCGATCCTGGGCCCGGGAGATTTCTTCGGCGAGGTCGCCCTGTTTGGCGAAGAGACACGGACTGCCGATGCCACCGCCGTGGGCCAGACCGAACTGGTAGGCCTGTTCCGGCCCGACTTGCAGGAATGGGTGGAGCGATCCCCCCGTCTTGGTGTACGCGTACTGCTGCAACTGGGTCAGGTCCAGGCGGAGCGCCTGCGACAGGCCAATGCCCAGTTGGGGGACACGGGAGCCGGTTCGTGA